Proteins from a single region of Panulirus ornatus isolate Po-2019 chromosome 66, ASM3632096v1, whole genome shotgun sequence:
- the LOC139746781 gene encoding uncharacterized protein isoform X9, producing MVQSVDMPLFYYNRINTMTDELLSLKWNNHKSTFADILTILRDQEVFIDVTLACGGKQYPAHKFVLSTCSDYFKEMFTKNPCKHPIVFMKDVSARDLEALLDFMYRGEVNVPHHNLASLIKTAEGLQVKGLAVPDDPIQLRKADRSSREVPTPRPPPEPSSSPPPKRKRVRDPDYVSAGLSLMYSNLSPQEPNSPYDLSQKSSSSSVSQSDNIQNECVPHSVSPDQPHHGNKENSPDEHKSISSTPQPPHTPQPPRSPLLLAPSEVNCQEKTRDESDPVPGPSWRPVSEKLEDEVVVKEDISVEEEEEDWGLESGPGSDMGDASSGGEHPPMDNLPPHSCSNSSLPSSLDPALLLKAE from the exons CTAAAGTGGAACAATCACAAGTCCACTTTTGCAGATATCCTCACAATACTCAGGGACCAG gaAGTATTCATCGATGTGACACTAGCGTGTGGTGGGAAGCAGTATCCAGCTCACAAATTTGTGCTATCAACATGTAGTGATTACTTTAAAGAAATGTTTACAAAAAATCCTTGCAAACATCCCATAGTATTTATGAAAGATGTGTCTGCTAGAGACTTGGAGGCATTATTAGATTTTATGTACCGAGGAGAGGTTAATGTGCCCCATCACAATCTAGCGTCACTAATTAAAACTGCAGAAGGACTGCAGGTCAAGGGTCTAGCCGTCCCAGATGATCCCATCCAACTTAGAAAAGCTGACCGATCATCTAGAGAGGTCCCAACCCCCAGACCACCTCCAGAACCTTCATCTAGCCCACCACCAAAGAGAAAAAGAGTACGAGACCCAGACTATGTGTCTGCTGGTCTTAGCCTTATGTATAGTAATTTGTCACCCCAAGAACCCAACAGTCCATATGACTTGTCACAAAAATCATCCTCATCTTCTGTGTCACAGTCAGATAACATACAGAATGAGTGTGTTCCTCACTCTGTTTCCCCGGATCAACCTCATCATGGGAACAAAGAAAATTCACCTGATGAACATAAAAGTATATCAAgcacacctcagcctccacatacaccacaaccacctcgtTCTCCGTTACTCTTAGCTCCTTCGGAAGTTAATTGTCAAGAAAAGACTCGTGATGAATCTGATCCTGTGCCAGGTCCATCTTGGAGACCAGTTTCTGAGAAACTAGAAGATGAAGTG GTTGTTAAAGAAGACATCtctgtagaagaggaggaggaggactggggattAGAGAGTGGGCCAGGGAGTGACATGGGagatgctagtagtggtggtgaacaCCCACCCATGGATAACCTCCCCCCACACTCTTGTTCTAACTctagtcttccctcctccttggaCCCAGCACTG
- the LOC139746781 gene encoding uncharacterized protein isoform X8 — MTDELLSLKWNNHKSTFADILTILRDQEVFIDVTLACGGKQYPAHKFVLSTCSDYFKEMFTKNPCKHPIVFMKDVSARDLEALLDFMYRGEVNVPHHNLASLIKTAEGLQVKGLAVPDDPIQLRKADRSSREVPTPRPPPEPSSSPPPKRKRVRDPDYVSAGLSLMYSNLSPQEPNSPYDLSQKSSSSSVSQSDNIQNECVPHSVSPDQPHHGNKENSPDEHKSISSTPQPPHTPQPPRSPLLLAPSEVNCQEKTRDESDPVPGPSWRPVSEKLEDEVVVKEDISVEEEEEDWGLESGPGSDMGDASSGGEHPPMDNLPPHSCSNSSLPSSLDPALDPGAWVELFLLQCAQSSSLYLLNQVLD; from the exons CTAAAGTGGAACAATCACAAGTCCACTTTTGCAGATATCCTCACAATACTCAGGGACCAG gaAGTATTCATCGATGTGACACTAGCGTGTGGTGGGAAGCAGTATCCAGCTCACAAATTTGTGCTATCAACATGTAGTGATTACTTTAAAGAAATGTTTACAAAAAATCCTTGCAAACATCCCATAGTATTTATGAAAGATGTGTCTGCTAGAGACTTGGAGGCATTATTAGATTTTATGTACCGAGGAGAGGTTAATGTGCCCCATCACAATCTAGCGTCACTAATTAAAACTGCAGAAGGACTGCAGGTCAAGGGTCTAGCCGTCCCAGATGATCCCATCCAACTTAGAAAAGCTGACCGATCATCTAGAGAGGTCCCAACCCCCAGACCACCTCCAGAACCTTCATCTAGCCCACCACCAAAGAGAAAAAGAGTACGAGACCCAGACTATGTGTCTGCTGGTCTTAGCCTTATGTATAGTAATTTGTCACCCCAAGAACCCAACAGTCCATATGACTTGTCACAAAAATCATCCTCATCTTCTGTGTCACAGTCAGATAACATACAGAATGAGTGTGTTCCTCACTCTGTTTCCCCGGATCAACCTCATCATGGGAACAAAGAAAATTCACCTGATGAACATAAAAGTATATCAAgcacacctcagcctccacatacaccacaaccacctcgtTCTCCGTTACTCTTAGCTCCTTCGGAAGTTAATTGTCAAGAAAAGACTCGTGATGAATCTGATCCTGTGCCAGGTCCATCTTGGAGACCAGTTTCTGAGAAACTAGAAGATGAAGTG GTTGTTAAAGAAGACATCtctgtagaagaggaggaggaggactggggattAGAGAGTGGGCCAGGGAGTGACATGGGagatgctagtagtggtggtgaacaCCCACCCATGGATAACCTCCCCCCACACTCTTGTTCTAACTctagtcttccctcctccttggaCCCAGCACTG